One window of Peteryoungia desertarenae genomic DNA carries:
- a CDS encoding BCD family MFS transporter, translating to MHRTRAIPGPGDINSQGLGWLSIVRLGLIQAALGAIVVLTTSTLNRVMVVELGLAAMIPGMLVGIHYAVQISRPVWGHWSDTGGSRTLWILGGLALLAAAGTGAASTTLVFEQNFTLGLSLAILAYILIGIGIGACGTSLLTLIAIKTAPERRAAAATITWMMMIAGIVVSSVVTGLNLDPYSHGRLVAVTAITGVVVWTIAAMAIRGIENRPSFEVRADRNKATSFRESLDEVWSDGEARLFTLFILVSMLAYATQDLILEPFAGLLFDMTPGETTRLSGTQHAGILLGMAMVGLCSTLFGRRYPGLPKLIIALGCLGSAMALAALSISAFFAPVWPLQINVFLLGAMNGAFAVAAIGTMMLLASNGASANEGMRMGVWGAAQAISFGLGGVLGTVLLDLGRLLLGDNREAFALVFGFEALLFLLSSLIALRITAHKKRLKTDNLQISLNGQTAPAPAE from the coding sequence ATGCACCGAACAAGAGCCATCCCAGGTCCCGGCGATATCAATTCACAAGGGCTCGGCTGGCTCTCCATTGTCCGGCTGGGCCTTATTCAAGCGGCCTTGGGCGCGATCGTCGTTTTGACGACCTCGACGCTCAATCGTGTGATGGTCGTCGAACTCGGACTTGCCGCCATGATCCCCGGCATGCTGGTTGGCATTCACTATGCGGTTCAGATATCCCGACCCGTCTGGGGTCATTGGTCAGACACAGGCGGATCGCGCACTCTCTGGATCCTTGGAGGACTTGCTCTCCTTGCCGCTGCCGGCACAGGGGCCGCCTCGACCACTCTCGTCTTCGAACAGAATTTCACCTTGGGTCTCAGCTTGGCGATCCTCGCTTACATCCTGATCGGCATCGGCATCGGCGCCTGTGGCACTTCGCTTCTCACGCTGATTGCGATCAAGACCGCACCGGAACGCAGAGCCGCCGCAGCAACCATTACCTGGATGATGATGATAGCCGGGATTGTGGTGAGTTCGGTTGTGACCGGTCTCAATCTGGACCCTTACTCGCATGGCCGTCTTGTCGCAGTGACCGCCATAACAGGGGTCGTCGTCTGGACCATCGCAGCGATGGCTATCCGCGGGATAGAGAATAGACCTTCCTTCGAAGTCCGAGCGGATCGCAACAAGGCAACAAGCTTTCGCGAGAGTCTGGATGAAGTTTGGAGTGATGGAGAAGCCAGGCTTTTCACACTGTTCATTCTGGTCTCGATGCTTGCCTATGCGACACAGGATCTGATCCTTGAACCATTTGCCGGGCTGTTGTTCGACATGACACCGGGAGAGACAACGCGTCTGTCGGGTACGCAGCACGCCGGCATTCTACTTGGGATGGCGATGGTCGGCCTGTGCAGCACCCTTTTCGGAAGACGTTATCCGGGGCTCCCGAAACTGATAATCGCTCTGGGTTGCCTTGGCTCCGCCATGGCACTCGCAGCCCTTTCGATTTCAGCTTTCTTTGCGCCGGTGTGGCCGCTGCAGATCAACGTCTTTCTGCTCGGCGCCATGAATGGCGCATTTGCCGTTGCGGCAATTGGCACCATGATGCTGCTCGCGAGCAATGGCGCCAGTGCAAATGAAGGGATGCGCATGGGCGTATGGGGCGCAGCCCAGGCAATCTCCTTTGGCCTTGGCGGGGTTCTGGGGACCGTCCTGCTGGATCTTGGACGCCTCCTGCTTGGAGACAATCGAGAAGCATTCGCGCTGGTTTTCGGGTTCGAAGCCCTTCTCTTCCTGCTTTCAAGCCTGATTGCACTACGGATCACCGCGCACAAGAAACGCCTGAAAACTGACAATTTGCAGATATCGTTGAATGGACAGACCGCTCCGGCACCGGCCGAATGA
- a CDS encoding geranylgeranyl diphosphate reductase: MQSLFDVAVIGGGPSGAIAAECLSRTGHHVLLVDPDNRIKPCGGAIPSRALRDFSIPEHMLVARANAARIIAPSGKTVEMRIGDIGFVGMVDRATFDPYLRARAETAGATYFRGRLEDLEQQEDGTVALTLQKTGQRDSTTATRLAARIVIGADGANSVVRRLSFSKGKKPPYVFAYHEIVESPKETIANGFEPDRCDVIYDGRISPDFYGWVFPHGELTSVGCGSASKGHNLRQATGDLRLAAGLGEARTVRREGAPLPLKPMRRWDNGRNVLLIGDAAGTVAPSSGEGIFYAMLCGQLAADTVATCLATGDTRALKETRRRFMRDHGKVFLILGIMQAVWYRSDRMREKFVAMCADPDVQRLTWESYLNKRLVKRDPYAHLRVFIKDLRQLVGLPARQQ, translated from the coding sequence ATGCAGTCACTTTTCGATGTTGCGGTCATCGGCGGCGGCCCAAGCGGGGCGATCGCGGCCGAATGTCTGTCCAGGACCGGGCACCACGTTTTGCTTGTTGACCCTGACAACCGCATAAAGCCCTGCGGCGGAGCAATACCGTCGCGGGCCTTGCGGGATTTTTCGATCCCTGAACACATGCTTGTGGCTCGGGCAAACGCCGCGCGCATAATCGCGCCTTCCGGCAAAACGGTGGAGATGAGAATTGGTGATATCGGCTTCGTCGGAATGGTCGATCGCGCCACGTTCGACCCGTACCTGAGGGCGCGCGCCGAAACAGCGGGAGCAACCTATTTCAGAGGCAGGCTTGAAGACCTGGAGCAGCAGGAAGACGGAACTGTTGCGTTGACGCTTCAGAAGACGGGCCAACGGGACAGTACTACGGCAACCAGGCTGGCCGCACGAATTGTCATCGGCGCCGATGGGGCGAACTCGGTCGTGCGCCGCCTTTCCTTTTCGAAGGGAAAGAAGCCGCCTTATGTCTTCGCCTATCATGAGATCGTTGAAAGCCCCAAAGAGACAATCGCTAACGGGTTCGAGCCGGATCGCTGCGACGTGATATATGACGGTCGCATCTCACCTGACTTCTACGGATGGGTCTTTCCCCATGGCGAATTGACATCCGTTGGATGTGGCTCCGCATCGAAGGGGCACAATCTGCGGCAGGCCACCGGAGACTTGCGTCTCGCAGCCGGTTTGGGCGAGGCGCGCACGGTCAGGCGGGAAGGAGCGCCACTTCCATTGAAGCCCATGCGGCGATGGGACAATGGACGCAATGTTCTGCTCATCGGCGACGCCGCAGGAACCGTCGCTCCATCATCGGGTGAAGGTATCTTCTATGCCATGCTCTGCGGGCAGCTCGCAGCCGATACAGTGGCAACTTGCCTTGCGACAGGAGATACGCGCGCCCTCAAGGAGACGAGACGCCGCTTCATGCGTGATCATGGCAAGGTATTCCTGATCCTCGGCATCATGCAGGCTGTCTGGTATCGGAGTGACCGCATGCGCGAAAAATTCGTTGCCATGTGCGCAGACCCCGATGTTCAGCGTCTCACCTGGGAATCTTATCTCAACAAGCGATTGGTCAAGCGCGATCCCTACGCACATCTTAGAGTTTTCATCAAGGATCTGAGACAATTGGTCGGCTTGCCCGCGAGACAGCAATGA
- a CDS encoding c-type cytochrome — translation MPKMTAAYALAALFLVPSMAMAQEGDVAAGEQVFKKCSACHNVETDKNKVGPHLQNVFGRQPGALEGFKYSNAMVAFGEGKVWDDALMTEYLANPRGVVKGTRMAFAGLKDEKELADVIAYLKQFSTAQ, via the coding sequence ATGCCGAAAATGACTGCTGCCTACGCACTTGCCGCATTGTTCCTGGTTCCGTCCATGGCCATGGCGCAGGAGGGCGATGTCGCCGCTGGCGAACAGGTATTCAAGAAGTGTTCCGCCTGTCACAATGTGGAAACCGACAAGAACAAGGTAGGGCCACACCTGCAGAATGTGTTTGGACGTCAGCCTGGCGCACTTGAAGGGTTCAAGTACTCCAATGCAATGGTTGCGTTCGGAGAAGGCAAGGTCTGGGACGATGCCTTGATGACCGAATATCTCGCCAATCCGCGCGGCGTGGTGAAGGGAACCCGAATGGCCTTTGCCGGCCTTAAGGACGAAAAGGAACTTGCAGACGTCATCGCCTATCTCAAGCAGTTCAGCACGGCACAGTAA
- the ppsR gene encoding transcriptional regulator PpsR: protein MKPLNGHSGTERFKLVASLFQTLDLDTIGNLVGLGADIVMLVDDHDVVARIFFADRSLELYGLGSAVGKPLRSLVTMESAQKIDSMLSRDPDHHHPAKGYQVNHRCDGKPDLPVVYTAHSGKDFPYTLVVGRDLRQQMQDQQRLVETQMELEADYRELQEAETRYRTAFKVSAIPHLMLDGEKKIVLDANAAAISLLSNGNSISGKAVRELFHKQDRDRLIDSLGEARHSGSTIQVDDLRGLKGDRLSASLRSYRENGVTNLILSVWPAGDKQNGVAHRVEKPVISSAVSLADLPEAALQTDQDGQVLAANTLFLDLIHAPALSQVVGRNVSSWFAKSAIDMRVLYARVLDERTVRSFSSILTDNLSGERSVSVSARLNPDNGSVQLIIIPQGAGTERIALQPSNVPDQAEGFANLVGKVPLKDLIRESLDVIEKICIEAALDQTNNNRAYAAEILGLSRQSLYIKLRRHGLEDYRPGTS from the coding sequence ATGAAGCCCCTTAACGGTCACAGCGGGACGGAACGTTTCAAGCTGGTTGCGAGCCTTTTTCAGACACTAGACCTGGATACGATCGGCAATTTGGTCGGTCTTGGCGCCGACATCGTCATGCTTGTTGACGATCATGACGTGGTAGCCCGCATCTTCTTTGCAGATCGCAGCTTGGAACTCTACGGTCTCGGGTCAGCCGTGGGCAAACCGCTGCGATCGCTGGTAACGATGGAATCGGCGCAGAAAATTGATTCCATGCTGTCGCGGGACCCGGATCACCACCACCCTGCGAAAGGCTATCAGGTCAATCACAGATGCGACGGGAAACCCGACCTGCCGGTGGTGTACACGGCCCATTCAGGCAAAGACTTTCCCTATACTCTGGTTGTGGGGCGCGACCTGCGTCAGCAGATGCAGGATCAGCAGCGCCTGGTCGAAACCCAGATGGAGCTGGAAGCCGATTATCGGGAACTGCAGGAGGCTGAAACCCGCTACCGCACTGCATTTAAAGTCTCGGCAATCCCCCATCTGATGCTGGATGGCGAAAAGAAGATCGTCCTGGATGCAAATGCGGCTGCGATCTCGCTGCTCTCAAACGGCAACAGTATTTCTGGCAAAGCAGTCCGCGAACTTTTTCACAAGCAGGACAGAGATCGCCTGATCGACTCTCTGGGCGAAGCGCGCCACAGCGGCAGCACCATCCAGGTGGATGACCTCAGGGGATTGAAAGGCGATCGGCTCTCTGCAAGCCTGCGCTCCTATCGCGAAAACGGCGTCACCAATCTTATCCTCTCTGTCTGGCCGGCCGGCGACAAGCAAAACGGGGTTGCCCACCGGGTTGAGAAACCGGTCATATCAAGCGCCGTCAGTCTGGCAGATTTGCCGGAAGCCGCATTGCAGACTGACCAGGATGGACAGGTTCTCGCCGCCAACACGCTCTTCCTTGACCTCATTCATGCGCCTGCCCTGAGCCAGGTCGTAGGTCGCAATGTCAGCAGCTGGTTTGCCAAGTCAGCAATCGACATGCGGGTGCTTTACGCGCGCGTTCTGGACGAACGCACGGTACGCAGCTTCTCTTCGATTCTTACAGACAATTTGTCCGGTGAACGTTCCGTCTCCGTGTCGGCACGCCTCAATCCTGACAACGGTTCCGTGCAGCTGATCATCATTCCGCAAGGCGCAGGCACAGAGCGCATTGCGCTCCAACCATCGAATGTTCCAGATCAAGCGGAAGGCTTTGCAAATCTCGTTGGAAAGGTTCCACTGAAGGATCTGATCCGCGAATCTCTGGATGTTATCGAGAAGATTTGCATCGAAGCGGCGCTCGACCAGACAAACAACAACCGAGCCTATGCGGCAGAGATCCTGGGGCTCTCCAGGCAAAGCCTCTACATCAAGCTTCGCCGCCATGGCCTGGAGGATTACCGCCCCGGCACTTCCTGA
- a CDS encoding TspO/MBR family protein, with protein MAAVIFTVIVLAAASSGALFKPGDWYAGLKKPSWTPPNWAFPVVWTLLYLMIGYAGWLVWQEGGWSMPLLFWGIQIVVNAAWSWLFFGLRRMDLAFADVSVLWLSVVGFIVTAWSSVPMASLLFIPYLLWVTTAAMLNHSVWRLNPEA; from the coding sequence ATGGCTGCCGTCATCTTCACCGTCATAGTGCTTGCTGCGGCATCGAGTGGAGCGCTGTTCAAGCCAGGCGATTGGTATGCCGGCCTCAAGAAACCATCCTGGACGCCCCCGAATTGGGCTTTTCCTGTTGTCTGGACACTTCTCTATCTGATGATTGGTTACGCTGGCTGGCTGGTCTGGCAGGAGGGCGGCTGGTCTATGCCGCTCCTGTTCTGGGGTATCCAGATCGTGGTCAATGCCGCATGGTCCTGGCTGTTCTTTGGGCTCCGGCGTATGGATCTCGCATTCGCAGATGTCAGTGTCTTGTGGCTGTCCGTCGTCGGGTTCATCGTGACCGCCTGGTCGTCTGTGCCAATGGCTTCGCTCCTGTTCATTCCTTATCTGTTATGGGTCACCACGGCCGCCATGCTCAATCACTCCGTCTGGCGTTTGAACCCCGAGGCGTGA
- the chlG gene encoding chlorophyll synthase ChlG: protein MSSIRTHLELAGWPSPGAVLALLKPITWFPPMWAYACGAIAVGSYIDGRLLQVLLGILLAGPLLCGTSQAVNDWFDRDVDAINEPHRVIPSGRVPGQWGLRIAIGMSCLSLAVASLLGSLVLLAAVLGLALAWGYSAPPFRFKQNGWIGNGVVGLSYETLPWLTAAAAILGSTPSWQLTLIALLYGIGAHGILTLNDFKAIKGDRELGIMTLPVQHGALPAAIIACLVMALPQAAILALLFAWSAPYHAFAVSALLTLQIICMVRFVRDPVRYAVWYSAIGVALYVSGMMVSAFALRAMTAPFAMQL from the coding sequence ATGTCTTCGATACGCACCCATTTGGAGCTTGCAGGCTGGCCCTCGCCGGGCGCTGTTCTTGCTTTGCTGAAGCCGATTACCTGGTTTCCACCAATGTGGGCTTATGCATGCGGAGCCATAGCCGTCGGCAGTTACATCGACGGTCGACTACTTCAGGTTCTGCTCGGAATCCTGCTTGCCGGCCCGCTTCTATGCGGCACCAGTCAGGCAGTCAATGACTGGTTCGATCGCGATGTAGACGCCATCAATGAACCGCATCGCGTCATCCCCTCCGGACGCGTGCCTGGTCAATGGGGCCTCCGCATCGCGATCGGCATGTCGTGCTTATCCCTCGCCGTTGCGTCGCTTCTCGGCTCCCTTGTACTGCTGGCTGCCGTTCTGGGCCTTGCATTGGCCTGGGGCTATAGCGCCCCGCCCTTCCGCTTCAAACAAAATGGCTGGATCGGCAACGGTGTCGTCGGCTTGAGTTACGAGACCCTGCCCTGGTTGACCGCTGCCGCAGCGATCCTTGGATCGACCCCTTCCTGGCAACTGACGTTAATCGCTCTGCTCTACGGAATAGGTGCCCACGGTATTCTGACCCTGAATGACTTCAAGGCAATCAAGGGTGATCGCGAGCTCGGGATCATGACGCTGCCGGTGCAACATGGCGCCCTACCGGCTGCCATCATTGCCTGCCTCGTCATGGCGCTGCCGCAGGCGGCGATTCTCGCGCTCCTCTTTGCGTGGAGCGCCCCCTATCACGCATTCGCTGTCAGTGCCCTCCTGACCCTGCAAATCATCTGCATGGTCCGTTTCGTTCGCGATCCTGTTCGCTATGCGGTCTGGTATTCCGCAATCGGGGTCGCACTCTATGTGAGCGGCATGATGGTCTCTGCCTTTGCACTGCGAGCAATGACAGCACCTTTTGCCATGCAGCTCTGA